The proteins below come from a single Corynebacterium glyciniphilum AJ 3170 genomic window:
- a CDS encoding NADP-dependent oxidoreductase, which translates to MTYPEYGNPDILQLTDVPAPKVGPGGILIRVERAAVNPVDWKVMAGGLDPMLEAVFPVIPGWDVAGTVEATGPDTPEFSVGDRVAAYARKEVVHGGTYAEYVSVPAESAAVIPADVDIDTAASLPLVGGTALRALETVQLSPDDTLLIHGASGGVGHIAAQLAVDYGTTVIGTASPKNHDRLREMGVTPVAYGDGLEDRVREIAPGGITAVVDFVGGVLDQSLALLGEERGNRLVSIADSEVEEHGGRWVWVRPDGGRLHYLLEKVSEGAVSVHIDRTFALEDAAEALEVSKSGEANGKLVIDVTR; encoded by the coding sequence ATGACTTACCCGGAATACGGAAATCCTGACATTCTGCAGCTCACTGATGTGCCGGCGCCCAAAGTAGGCCCCGGGGGCATCCTGATCCGGGTCGAACGCGCCGCCGTGAACCCCGTCGACTGGAAAGTGATGGCCGGTGGTCTTGATCCCATGCTGGAGGCCGTCTTCCCCGTCATTCCTGGGTGGGACGTCGCCGGCACCGTTGAAGCGACCGGTCCGGACACCCCTGAGTTTTCGGTGGGAGACCGGGTTGCAGCCTATGCCCGTAAAGAGGTCGTCCACGGTGGAACCTACGCAGAGTATGTCTCCGTCCCCGCAGAATCGGCAGCTGTCATCCCTGCAGACGTGGACATCGACACCGCCGCCAGTCTTCCACTGGTGGGAGGCACCGCACTCCGCGCCCTCGAGACCGTGCAATTGTCACCTGATGACACACTGCTGATCCACGGAGCGTCCGGCGGGGTTGGTCATATCGCGGCCCAACTCGCCGTTGACTACGGGACCACGGTGATCGGTACGGCATCGCCGAAGAACCATGATCGGCTCCGTGAGATGGGCGTGACGCCGGTCGCCTACGGGGACGGACTCGAAGACCGGGTACGCGAGATCGCGCCGGGTGGTATCACCGCCGTCGTCGATTTCGTCGGCGGTGTGCTGGACCAGAGTCTCGCGCTCCTAGGGGAGGAACGTGGCAACCGTCTGGTCTCCATCGCCGACAGCGAGGTTGAGGAGCACGGTGGGCGCTGGGTGTGGGTGCGCCCGGACGGCGGGCGCCTGCACTATCTCCTGGAGAAAGTCTCAGAGGGAGCCGTCTCGGTGCACATTGACCGGACATTCGCACTGGAGGACGCCGCCGAGGCACTGGAGGTGTCGAAGTCGGGGGAGGCCAATGGCAAACTCGTCATCGACGTGACTCGCTGA
- a CDS encoding aldo/keto reductase, translating into MTYNETRTLSNDVTIPTLGLGTWFIDDDKAAQAVRDAVKAGYRNIDTAQAYGNERGVGEGVRTSSVARGDLFVSTKLAAEIKDYDGAVAAIDGSLETMGLDYLDLMLIHSPQPWDDFRGGDYADGNREAWRALEEAYQAGKLRSIGVSNFLENDLDNILEHGSVAPHVNQILVHAGNTPSDLIDYCASKNIVVEAYSPIAHGEILDNEGVASIAEKYGVSVPQLCIRYTLQLGAVSLPKTANPEHMRSNAEVEFEISAEDMEALRNLDEKDYGESSAFPVYSGK; encoded by the coding sequence ATGACGTACAACGAGACCCGCACCCTGTCCAACGATGTGACGATCCCGACGTTGGGACTCGGTACCTGGTTCATCGACGATGACAAAGCCGCTCAGGCCGTCCGGGACGCTGTGAAGGCCGGCTACCGCAACATCGACACCGCCCAGGCCTACGGCAATGAGCGCGGCGTCGGCGAAGGGGTCCGCACCAGTAGCGTGGCACGTGGGGACCTGTTCGTCTCCACGAAACTCGCCGCCGAGATCAAAGACTACGACGGTGCCGTTGCTGCGATCGACGGCTCCCTGGAAACCATGGGGCTGGACTACCTCGACCTGATGCTGATCCACAGTCCGCAACCCTGGGACGATTTCCGGGGCGGTGACTACGCTGACGGCAACCGTGAAGCGTGGCGCGCACTGGAAGAGGCCTACCAGGCAGGCAAGTTACGCTCCATCGGGGTCTCCAACTTCCTAGAGAACGACCTGGACAACATCCTCGAGCATGGCTCGGTGGCGCCCCACGTCAACCAGATTCTTGTCCATGCCGGAAATACTCCGAGCGACCTGATCGACTACTGCGCATCGAAGAACATCGTGGTCGAGGCTTATTCGCCGATCGCGCACGGTGAGATCCTCGACAACGAGGGAGTCGCGTCGATCGCTGAGAAGTACGGAGTGAGCGTGCCACAGTTGTGCATCCGCTACACCCTTCAGCTGGGCGCGGTGTCCCTGCCGAAGACCGCGAACCCCGAGCACATGCGCTCCAACGCTGAGGTCGAGTTCGAGATCTCCGCAGAGGACATGGAGGCCTTGCGGAACCTTGATGAGAAGGATTACGGCGAGTCCAGCGCATTCCCCGTCTACAGCGGGAAATAG
- a CDS encoding cupin domain-containing protein gives MTDTYEPTFPMGGPNTAYAENFVGQSFLTMLTTADGDGVTVGNVTFEPGCRNNWHIHHASSGGGQILLCTDGSGWYQAEGEKPVSMAPGSVVSIPAGVKHWHGAKADSWFTHLAIEVPGEETRNEWLEPVTDEHYSTLA, from the coding sequence GACACATATGAACCGACGTTTCCGATGGGCGGGCCCAATACCGCCTACGCAGAGAACTTCGTGGGGCAGAGCTTCCTGACCATGCTCACCACCGCTGACGGCGACGGCGTCACGGTCGGGAATGTGACTTTCGAACCGGGATGCCGGAACAACTGGCACATCCATCACGCGTCGTCCGGCGGTGGCCAGATCCTGCTGTGCACCGATGGCAGCGGCTGGTACCAGGCGGAGGGGGAGAAGCCGGTGAGCATGGCCCCGGGCAGCGTGGTGAGCATCCCTGCCGGGGTGAAGCACTGGCACGGCGCGAAAGCGGATTCCTGGTTCACCCACCTCGCCATTGAGGTACCGGGTGAGGAGACCCGCAACGAGTGGCTTGAACCGGTCACTGACGAGCACTACAGCACACTGGCGTAG
- a CDS encoding SRPBCC family protein: protein MGNNDSERELSSSITIDAPARDVWSVITDVRNLAAASPELVTMVPILPGGLREGQNYIGINRRKVVVWPTRSRIRTVSPDRELSWDTVTSGARWVYELEETDGRTELTLRRPVPGALTGISNLFARFLLGGTDGHADELDRGIRQTLDVLKRRIEKN, encoded by the coding sequence ATGGGCAACAACGACAGCGAGCGCGAACTCAGCTCGTCGATCACTATCGACGCACCGGCCCGGGATGTCTGGTCGGTGATCACCGACGTCCGGAACCTTGCGGCGGCCAGCCCCGAACTCGTCACCATGGTGCCGATCCTGCCCGGCGGGCTTCGGGAGGGACAGAACTACATCGGGATCAACCGGCGGAAAGTGGTGGTGTGGCCGACGCGGAGTCGTATTCGCACCGTGTCTCCGGACCGGGAACTGTCCTGGGACACCGTGACCAGCGGGGCGAGGTGGGTGTACGAGCTCGAGGAAACCGACGGCAGGACCGAACTCACTCTCCGGCGGCCCGTTCCGGGAGCACTGACCGGCATCAGCAATCTTTTCGCCCGCTTTCTCCTTGGCGGAACAGACGGTCACGCTGATGAGCTCGACCGAGGAATACGGCAGACCCTGGATGTGCTCAAGCGGCGGATCGAGAAAAACTGA
- a CDS encoding CotH kinase family protein, with translation MTQPTNTQRTPLRHRLPVRLRHHWKLLVAAVAVCVAIALVFGASMVRPYITSSLVSETVITNNIEGESDLFDDGDHTIEITVNQAEYDDMISTFQKEGEKDFISADITIDGTLIEDVALRLKGNSTLSSLSGNGMGPGDGREGEEGQMPEAPEGMEMPEGMGGMGGMMTQLSEDAPEELPWLISFDEYAEGRAYQGMTEIALRPAASGSDVALNEALALEMTAESGQTTQDYSFSSVSVNGEESASRLVVDTPDAAWADELGDGVLYKARAGGSLDYIGDDPTDYEESFNQLNSEGGYDLQPVMTLMKFLNQSSDEEFAEELDDYIDTESFAEYLAMQEILSNNDAMDGPGNNYYLWYDTTEKKFTILSWDLNMALSGMMGGMGGVGGDTAEGTGDDATQGDEGTTDGMPQMPQGGEMPQGRQMPDGGTSDGTGDTGGGQNMPQMPNRGDSQEGGPGGGSDSSILKERFLDNNEFYAMYESAYTEFYDQLIASGYAANTLDELTTRAEAAGDTGATALAESIRSTLESLSEDVPEPSTGMGMGGGGMGGPPDAAGDTGVAQDAAQTTET, from the coding sequence ATGACCCAGCCCACCAACACGCAACGGACGCCGCTGCGTCACCGCCTGCCGGTGCGACTGCGGCACCACTGGAAGCTGCTCGTCGCAGCGGTGGCGGTGTGCGTGGCCATCGCCCTCGTGTTCGGAGCCAGCATGGTGCGTCCCTACATCACCTCCAGCCTGGTCTCGGAGACCGTGATCACCAACAACATCGAGGGCGAGTCCGACCTCTTCGACGACGGCGACCACACCATTGAGATCACCGTCAACCAGGCCGAGTACGACGACATGATCTCGACCTTCCAGAAGGAGGGTGAGAAGGACTTCATCAGTGCCGACATCACCATCGACGGCACCCTGATCGAGGATGTGGCGCTCCGGCTCAAGGGCAACTCCACGCTGTCGTCGCTGAGCGGCAACGGCATGGGGCCCGGTGACGGGCGGGAAGGTGAGGAGGGCCAGATGCCCGAGGCTCCAGAGGGCATGGAGATGCCCGAAGGCATGGGCGGCATGGGCGGCATGATGACCCAGCTCTCCGAGGACGCTCCCGAGGAGCTACCCTGGCTGATCAGCTTCGACGAGTACGCGGAAGGTCGGGCCTACCAGGGAATGACCGAGATCGCCTTGCGTCCCGCCGCCAGTGGTTCAGACGTGGCCCTCAACGAGGCGCTCGCCCTTGAGATGACGGCGGAGAGCGGACAGACCACCCAGGACTACAGCTTCTCCTCGGTGTCCGTGAACGGTGAAGAGTCCGCCTCGCGTCTGGTCGTCGATACCCCGGATGCTGCATGGGCCGATGAACTCGGTGACGGTGTGCTGTACAAGGCACGGGCCGGCGGGTCCCTCGATTACATCGGTGACGACCCGACGGACTACGAGGAGTCCTTCAACCAGCTCAACAGCGAAGGTGGTTATGACCTGCAACCGGTGATGACCCTGATGAAGTTCCTCAACCAGTCCTCCGACGAGGAGTTTGCCGAGGAACTGGACGATTACATCGACACCGAGTCTTTCGCGGAGTATCTCGCCATGCAGGAGATCCTGTCGAACAATGATGCGATGGACGGCCCCGGGAACAACTACTACCTCTGGTACGACACCACCGAAAAGAAGTTCACGATCCTGTCGTGGGACCTGAACATGGCCCTGTCAGGAATGATGGGCGGCATGGGAGGAGTGGGCGGCGACACAGCGGAGGGCACCGGCGACGATGCCACCCAAGGTGATGAAGGCACTACCGACGGAATGCCCCAGATGCCTCAGGGTGGCGAGATGCCGCAGGGCAGACAGATGCCTGACGGCGGTACATCTGATGGCACCGGTGACACCGGCGGCGGCCAGAATATGCCGCAGATGCCGAACCGCGGTGACAGCCAGGAAGGTGGTCCCGGCGGTGGAAGTGACAGCAGCATCCTCAAGGAACGGTTCCTCGACAACAACGAGTTCTATGCCATGTACGAGAGCGCCTACACCGAGTTTTACGACCAGCTGATCGCCAGCGGATACGCCGCCAACACTCTCGATGAGCTCACCACCCGTGCAGAGGCCGCCGGAGACACCGGTGCAACGGCACTCGCGGAGTCGATCCGGTCCACCCTGGAGTCACTCTCCGAAGATGTTCCCGAACCCAGTACCGGAATGGGCATGGGAGGCGGTGGCATGGGCGGGCCTCCGGACGCTGCCGGCGATACCGGAGTTGCCCAAGATGCTGCTCAGACCACAGAGACCTGA
- a CDS encoding carboxymuconolactone decarboxylase family protein yields MADRVTAGRDVLGEFAPMFAELNDDVLFGQVWSREEQLSTRDRSLVTVTAVMASGVLDSSLQAHIERARANGVTAEEMAEILTHAAFYAGWPKAWAAFRMAKEVYGEDPRA; encoded by the coding sequence ATGGCAGACAGAGTAACGGCAGGCAGGGACGTCCTGGGAGAGTTCGCGCCGATGTTCGCCGAACTCAACGATGACGTCCTGTTCGGGCAGGTCTGGAGCCGCGAGGAACAGCTCTCCACACGCGATCGAAGCCTGGTCACCGTGACGGCGGTCATGGCCAGCGGAGTGCTGGACAGTTCCCTGCAGGCACACATTGAACGAGCCAGGGCAAACGGGGTGACGGCCGAGGAGATGGCGGAAATCTTGACCCATGCGGCGTTCTACGCCGGATGGCCGAAGGCCTGGGCGGCGTTCCGTATGGCCAAGGAGGTCTATGGGGAGGACCCACGGGCCTAA
- a CDS encoding VOC family protein, which yields MALQRMDHVTIVVRDLGAAVDFFRELGMEVDGRTQVHGEWVDRICGIDGVTADIAMLHTPDGHGRIELTRYLSPEPDPAARAPEPVEAPGLRQIMFAVDDVDDTVHRLVEHGAEIVGDIVQYKDAYRLCYLRGPEGIIVALAEEVR from the coding sequence ATGGCACTTCAACGCATGGACCATGTCACTATCGTCGTCCGGGATCTCGGTGCGGCAGTCGACTTCTTCCGGGAGCTCGGGATGGAGGTCGACGGGAGAACCCAGGTTCACGGTGAGTGGGTGGACCGGATCTGCGGCATTGACGGGGTGACCGCAGACATCGCGATGCTGCACACTCCCGACGGTCACGGGCGTATCGAGTTGACGAGGTATCTGAGCCCGGAACCCGATCCTGCGGCGCGGGCACCGGAGCCGGTGGAGGCGCCGGGACTGCGTCAGATCATGTTCGCCGTTGACGACGTGGATGACACCGTACATCGGCTCGTCGAGCACGGTGCCGAGATTGTCGGCGACATCGTCCAGTACAAGGATGCGTATCGACTGTGTTACCTCCGGGGGCCGGAGGGAATCATCGTCGCGCTGGCGGAGGAAGTTCGCTAA
- a CDS encoding DinB family protein gives MTTYSWNSLLLDQMDWHWTHQLRARLDGLTDDEYFREPVAGCWSIRPRGTGTAPVQAGAGSMTIDFAFPEPTPPPVTTIAWRLGHVIVGVLGMRNASHFGAPPVDYDSFTYAATAQDALAQLDEQYRVWKAGVASLGEDGLSRPCGSSEGLFSDDPLARLVLHIHREMIHHLSEVCLLRDLYR, from the coding sequence ATGACCACATACAGCTGGAACTCGCTGCTCCTCGACCAGATGGACTGGCACTGGACGCACCAGCTCCGGGCACGGCTCGACGGCCTCACCGACGACGAGTACTTCCGGGAGCCCGTCGCCGGCTGCTGGAGTATCCGGCCCCGGGGAACCGGCACTGCGCCGGTGCAGGCAGGCGCAGGATCCATGACCATCGACTTCGCATTCCCCGAGCCGACCCCACCTCCGGTGACCACGATCGCCTGGCGGCTCGGACATGTCATTGTCGGTGTCCTCGGTATGCGCAACGCCTCCCACTTCGGCGCTCCGCCCGTCGACTACGACTCCTTCACCTACGCCGCCACGGCACAGGACGCTCTGGCCCAGCTCGATGAGCAGTACCGGGTGTGGAAGGCCGGAGTGGCGTCCCTCGGTGAGGACGGGCTCTCCCGACCTTGCGGATCGTCGGAGGGACTTTTCTCCGACGATCCGTTGGCACGCCTGGTCCTGCATATTCACCGTGAAATGATCCACCACCTGTCCGAGGTATGCCTGCTCCGCGACCTGTACAGGTAA
- a CDS encoding DUF4956 domain-containing protein: MDLDFGLTDLSGTFSVADVLLSLTLSFVCSLVVAWVYRNTHKNISYSQGYVQTLIILGMLISLIMLVVGSNVARAFALVGALSVVRFRNAIKETRDVGFIFLVMGIGMACGTRFYTLAILATVVICAVILVMHRFNWFALDVQRQVVKLQVPADGDDYAPMIDDILIRNTTEYELISTESVRGGSLVEYSYTAKLKKNVKASDLINELRVVNAGQKATVLTGYDQTDM; the protein is encoded by the coding sequence ATGGATCTCGATTTCGGTCTCACCGACCTCTCCGGCACCTTCAGCGTCGCTGACGTGCTCCTGTCCCTCACCCTCTCGTTTGTCTGCAGTCTCGTCGTCGCCTGGGTCTACCGCAACACCCACAAGAACATCAGCTACAGCCAGGGCTACGTGCAGACCCTGATCATCCTCGGCATGCTGATCTCCCTGATCATGCTGGTGGTCGGCTCGAACGTGGCCCGGGCCTTCGCCCTCGTGGGCGCCTTGTCCGTGGTCCGCTTCCGCAACGCCATCAAGGAGACCCGCGACGTGGGATTCATCTTCCTGGTGATGGGCATCGGCATGGCCTGCGGCACCCGCTTCTACACACTGGCGATCCTGGCCACCGTCGTGATCTGCGCGGTCATCCTGGTCATGCACCGGTTCAACTGGTTCGCCCTGGACGTCCAGCGTCAGGTGGTCAAGCTGCAGGTCCCGGCCGACGGCGACGACTACGCCCCGATGATCGATGACATCCTGATCCGCAACACCACCGAGTACGAGCTGATCAGCACCGAAAGCGTACGCGGTGGTTCGCTGGTGGAGTACAGCTACACCGCCAAACTCAAGAAGAACGTCAAGGCGTCCGACCTCATCAACGAGCTACGGGTCGTCAACGCAGGTCAGAAGGCCACCGTCCTGACCGGGTACGACCAGACGGACATGTGA
- a CDS encoding polyphosphate polymerase domain-containing protein, protein MTNRPNNVSHQLRAPGKLHAFNRYELKYLVPAEQIPAIRGELTERMERDPHAGPDGYGVWSVYYDTDKLRFYYEKIEGLKFRRKLRIRRYGETGGADESVSADSMVSVEIKQRVNRVTQKRRVMLPYHLALDLCDRRLRVEYPGADQSFIDEVLDLVIRLDLRPTAMTGYRREPYIGTEADLGLRVTLDHRVRGRDRDFDLRSESESRYIIRPDLAVMEVKVNERAPYWVTDMAARHDMQVQRISKYCQSVEAHGLAPRSLFHAPEDEHVNPSALVRSN, encoded by the coding sequence ATGACCAATCGACCGAACAACGTCAGCCACCAGCTGCGTGCGCCGGGAAAACTCCATGCCTTCAACCGCTACGAGTTGAAGTACCTGGTACCTGCAGAGCAGATCCCGGCGATCCGCGGCGAACTGACCGAACGTATGGAACGCGACCCACACGCAGGCCCTGACGGGTACGGAGTGTGGAGCGTCTACTACGACACCGACAAGCTGCGCTTCTACTACGAGAAGATCGAGGGGCTGAAGTTCCGACGCAAGCTGCGGATTCGTCGCTACGGCGAGACCGGCGGTGCCGACGAATCCGTGTCCGCCGACTCGATGGTCTCGGTGGAAATCAAGCAACGGGTCAACCGGGTCACCCAGAAGCGGCGGGTCATGCTCCCCTACCACCTGGCACTGGACCTGTGCGACCGCCGCCTGCGGGTCGAGTACCCGGGTGCCGACCAGAGTTTCATTGACGAGGTCCTCGACCTGGTGATCAGACTCGACCTTCGTCCGACGGCGATGACGGGGTACCGGCGTGAGCCGTACATCGGGACGGAGGCGGACCTCGGCCTGCGGGTCACCCTCGACCACCGTGTCCGCGGACGTGACCGCGACTTCGACCTGCGCTCGGAGTCCGAGAGCCGCTACATCATCCGACCCGACCTGGCGGTCATGGAGGTCAAGGTCAACGAGCGTGCCCCGTACTGGGTGACCGACATGGCCGCCCGGCACGACATGCAGGTCCAACGGATCTCGAAGTACTGCCAGAGCGTCGAGGCCCACGGCCTGGCGCCCCGGTCACTGTTTCACGCACCGGAGGACGAGCACGTCAACCCCTCCGCCCTCGTCCGCTCCAACTGA
- a CDS encoding DUF2316 family protein, which translates to MSLNDQQRRQTASEFAMNVTRSGLSRDQVRERAALPLERFSAALGVTPDAHPADVWQVRDTLEQVVREAGVTPVPHTVLTEEMRGAAAVWFGVGERP; encoded by the coding sequence ATGTCCCTCAATGATCAGCAACGTCGCCAGACGGCATCAGAATTTGCTATGAACGTGACCCGCTCCGGGTTGAGCCGGGACCAGGTCAGGGAGCGTGCAGCATTGCCGCTAGAACGCTTCAGCGCAGCGTTGGGTGTCACTCCGGACGCTCACCCTGCAGATGTGTGGCAGGTGAGGGACACTCTCGAGCAGGTGGTGCGTGAGGCGGGAGTCACCCCGGTGCCTCATACAGTGCTCACCGAGGAGATGCGGGGCGCTGCCGCGGTGTGGTTCGGGGTAGGGGAACGACCGTGA
- a CDS encoding ABC transporter substrate-binding protein, translating to MLVEHAYGSTEVPVQPERAISFSQAWTDAFASLGHPVATEVVSTLFEAGVPWSTDAAGESITNSGGGADAISSFGVEEIAAKDPDVIFAGYVPDQETFDALSAIAPTVATVGTGKVDDWREVTTAAGDIVGDADSAEEVISGVDDLMHKVSEDHPAVDGATFAYAAYAEGSFSVISSPEDAANRFFTDLGMTLAADDISGTETNRGISVSAENISLLDMDLLALWVRADSPDDIAGWSALPSVEHRTAAELDSPAATALGAPTALSIPWLLDQLTPYFANL from the coding sequence GTGCTTGTCGAGCACGCCTATGGCAGCACCGAGGTTCCTGTTCAACCCGAACGTGCCATCAGTTTCAGCCAGGCATGGACGGATGCCTTCGCCTCCCTCGGACATCCTGTCGCCACAGAGGTCGTCAGCACCCTCTTCGAGGCCGGGGTGCCCTGGTCCACCGACGCCGCCGGGGAATCCATCACGAATTCCGGTGGCGGTGCAGACGCCATCTCCTCCTTCGGGGTGGAGGAGATCGCTGCGAAGGATCCGGATGTCATTTTCGCCGGTTATGTCCCTGACCAGGAGACCTTTGATGCCCTCTCCGCTATCGCCCCGACGGTCGCCACGGTCGGTACCGGAAAGGTCGATGACTGGCGTGAGGTCACCACGGCCGCAGGCGACATCGTCGGGGACGCGGACAGTGCCGAGGAGGTCATCTCCGGGGTCGATGACCTGATGCACAAAGTCAGTGAGGACCACCCCGCGGTGGACGGTGCGACCTTCGCCTATGCCGCGTACGCCGAGGGCAGTTTCAGCGTGATCTCGTCGCCCGAGGACGCGGCGAACCGGTTCTTCACCGACCTGGGCATGACCCTGGCCGCAGATGACATCTCCGGCACCGAAACCAACCGTGGCATCTCGGTGTCCGCGGAGAACATCAGTCTGCTCGACATGGATCTGCTGGCATTGTGGGTCCGCGCCGACAGTCCCGACGACATCGCAGGCTGGTCGGCACTGCCGTCGGTGGAACACCGTACCGCTGCCGAACTGGACTCGCCGGCAGCCACCGCCCTGGGTGCCCCGACGGCGCTGAGCATCCCCTGGCTGCTCGACCAGCTCACCCCCTACTTCGCCAACCTCTGA
- a CDS encoding siderophore-interacting protein, protein MNHAADRTTQDVRNVTSVLNSKEHKKGLSELVLSVTSVSRRYPWLARVTGHVADITDTTAWEHPNLAVRLSIPDPGDDIGALTGQPDMCRRVYTIAEFDQRSSTVAIDIVVHGSDSPMMCWLRDLVPGDRVAFAGPRPHPAPSGRADGQRIHLLADGSAYPAASAIARAVPVDTVTLALPDAGAADRYAGDFPGATLRFVDSSSPTPLADVVGSLPANGSTVFWAAGEREDIRGVRHHCLRTLRLPKEQVQVFGYWRRGRTGTQADLARLRAAAAYQAEGRSFSEADDFDIDI, encoded by the coding sequence ATGAACCACGCTGCAGACCGCACCACGCAGGACGTTCGGAACGTCACATCCGTCCTCAACAGCAAAGAACACAAGAAGGGACTCAGTGAACTGGTGCTGAGCGTCACCTCAGTGAGCCGCCGCTACCCGTGGCTGGCCCGGGTCACCGGCCACGTCGCCGACATCACCGACACGACCGCCTGGGAACACCCCAACCTGGCGGTGCGGCTGTCCATCCCCGATCCGGGCGACGACATCGGTGCACTTACCGGCCAACCCGATATGTGCCGGCGCGTGTACACCATCGCAGAGTTCGATCAGCGTTCATCCACGGTGGCGATCGACATCGTGGTGCACGGCTCTGACTCCCCGATGATGTGCTGGTTGCGCGATCTTGTCCCCGGTGACCGCGTCGCCTTCGCCGGCCCACGCCCCCATCCCGCGCCATCCGGGCGTGCCGACGGTCAACGCATCCATCTTCTCGCCGACGGCTCGGCGTACCCGGCCGCCAGTGCGATCGCCAGAGCGGTACCGGTGGACACCGTCACTTTGGCTCTTCCCGACGCCGGAGCCGCCGACCGCTATGCCGGTGACTTTCCCGGCGCGACTCTCCGTTTCGTTGACAGTTCCTCGCCCACGCCTCTCGCCGATGTGGTCGGCTCGCTACCCGCGAACGGTTCGACCGTGTTCTGGGCTGCTGGTGAACGTGAAGACATCCGTGGTGTGCGTCACCACTGCCTGCGTACGTTGCGCCTGCCGAAAGAACAGGTCCAGGTGTTCGGTTACTGGCGACGTGGCAGAACCGGTACCCAGGCGGATCTGGCGCGCTTGCGTGCTGCGGCCGCCTACCAGGCAGAGGGACGTTCCTTCAGTGAGGCCGATGACTTCGACATCGACATCTGA